One segment of Tenrec ecaudatus isolate mTenEca1 chromosome 1, mTenEca1.hap1, whole genome shotgun sequence DNA contains the following:
- the MKNK1 gene encoding MAP kinase-interacting serine/threonine-protein kinase 1 isoform X1, which yields MGSSEPLPIVESDKRKKKKRKARATDSLPGKFEDVYKLTSELLGEGAYAKVQGAVSLQNGKEYAVKIIEKQAGHSRSRVFREVETLYQCQGNKNILELIEFFEDDARFYLVFEKLQGGSILAHIQKQKHFNELQASRVVRDVAAALDFLHTKGIAHRDLKPENILCESPEKVSPVKICDFDLGSGVKLNNSCTPITTPELTTPCGSAEYMAPEVVEVFTDEATFYDKRCDLWSLGVVLYIMLSGYPPFVGHCGADCGWDRGEVCRLCQNKLFESIQEGKYEFPDKDWAHISSEAKDLISKLLVRDAKQRLSAAQVLQHPWVQGQAPERGLPTPQVLQRNSSTMDLTLFAAEAIALNRQLSQHEETESQLTGESQAQALAEGVCSMRLSPPSKSRLARRRALTQAGRSTDEEPCPTPSAP from the exons ATGGGCAGCAGTGAGCCCCTTCCCATCGTAGAAAGTgacaagaggaagaagaaaaagcggAAGGCCCGGGCCACTGACTCTTTGCCAGGAAAGTTTGAAG ATGTGTACAAGCTGACCTCCGAGTTGCTGGGAGAGGGAGCCTATGCCAAAGTTCAAGGTGCCGTGAGCCTGCAGAATGGCAAAGAGTATGCCGTCAAA ATCATCGAAAAGCAAGCAGGGCACAGTCGGAGTAGAGTGTTTAGAGAGGTGGAGACACTCTATCAGTGTCAAGGAAACAA GAACATTTTGGAGCTGATTGAATTCTTTGAAGATGATGCAAGGTTTTACTTGGTCTTTGAGAAACTGCAAGGAG GCTCCATCCTGGCCCACATCCAGAAACAGAAACACTTCAATGAGCTCCAAGCCAGCCGAGTGGTACGGGATGTTGCTGCTGCCCTTGACTTTCTGCACACCAAAG GCATTGCTCACCGTGATCTCAAGCCAGAAAATATATTGTGTGAGTCTCCAGAAAAG GTGTCTCCAGTGAAAATCTGTGACTTTGACTTGGGCAGTGGAGTGAAACTCAACAACTCCTGCACCCCTATAACCACACCAGAGCTGACCACTCCA TGTGGCTCTGCCGAATACATGGCCCCCGAGGTGGTGGAGGTCTTCACGGATGAGGCCACTTTTTACGACAAACGCTGTGACCTGTGGAGCCTGGGCGTGGTCCTCTACATCATGCTCAGCGGCTACCCACCCTTTGTGGGTCACTGCGGCGCTGACTGCGGCTGGGACCGGGGAGAGGTCTGCAGGTTGTGCCAG AACAAGCTGTTTGAGAGCATCCAGGAGGGCAAGTACGAGTTCCCTGACAAGGACTGGGCACACATCTCCAGTGAGGCCAAAGACCTCATCTCCAAGCTCCTGGTTCGCGATGCCAAGCAGAGACTCAGCGCCGCCCAGGTTCTGCAGCACCCATGGGTGCAGGGG CAAGCTCCAGAAAGGGGACTCCCCACGCCGCAAGTCCTCCAGAG GAACAGCAGCACCATGGACCTGACGCTCTTCGCCGCTGAGGCCATCGCCCTGAACCGCCAGCTGTCACAGCACGAAGAGACTGAAAGCCAGCTGACCGGAGAGTcccaggcccaggccctggcTGAAGGCGTCTGCTccatgaggctgtctcctccctccAAGTCACGCCTGGCCCGCCGACGGGCCCTGACCCAGGCAGGCCGCAGTACAGACGAGGAGCCATGCCCAACACCCTCTGCACCCTGA
- the MKNK1 gene encoding MAP kinase-interacting serine/threonine-protein kinase 1 isoform X2, translated as MGSSEPLPIVESDKRKKKKRKARATDSLPGKFEDVYKLTSELLGEGAYAKVQGAVSLQNGKEYAVKIIEKQAGHSRSRVFREVETLYQCQGNKNILELIEFFEDDARFYLVFEKLQGGSILAHIQKQKHFNELQASRVVRDVAAALDFLHTKGIAHRDLKPENILCESPEKVSPVKICDFDLGSGVKLNNSCTPITTPELTTPCGSAEYMAPEVVEVFTDEATFYDKRCDLWSLGVVLYIMLSGYPPFVGHCGADCGWDRGEVCRLCQNKLFESIQEGKYEFPDKDWAHISSEAKDLISKLLVRDAKQRLSAAQVLQHPWVQGEQQHHGPDALRR; from the exons ATGGGCAGCAGTGAGCCCCTTCCCATCGTAGAAAGTgacaagaggaagaagaaaaagcggAAGGCCCGGGCCACTGACTCTTTGCCAGGAAAGTTTGAAG ATGTGTACAAGCTGACCTCCGAGTTGCTGGGAGAGGGAGCCTATGCCAAAGTTCAAGGTGCCGTGAGCCTGCAGAATGGCAAAGAGTATGCCGTCAAA ATCATCGAAAAGCAAGCAGGGCACAGTCGGAGTAGAGTGTTTAGAGAGGTGGAGACACTCTATCAGTGTCAAGGAAACAA GAACATTTTGGAGCTGATTGAATTCTTTGAAGATGATGCAAGGTTTTACTTGGTCTTTGAGAAACTGCAAGGAG GCTCCATCCTGGCCCACATCCAGAAACAGAAACACTTCAATGAGCTCCAAGCCAGCCGAGTGGTACGGGATGTTGCTGCTGCCCTTGACTTTCTGCACACCAAAG GCATTGCTCACCGTGATCTCAAGCCAGAAAATATATTGTGTGAGTCTCCAGAAAAG GTGTCTCCAGTGAAAATCTGTGACTTTGACTTGGGCAGTGGAGTGAAACTCAACAACTCCTGCACCCCTATAACCACACCAGAGCTGACCACTCCA TGTGGCTCTGCCGAATACATGGCCCCCGAGGTGGTGGAGGTCTTCACGGATGAGGCCACTTTTTACGACAAACGCTGTGACCTGTGGAGCCTGGGCGTGGTCCTCTACATCATGCTCAGCGGCTACCCACCCTTTGTGGGTCACTGCGGCGCTGACTGCGGCTGGGACCGGGGAGAGGTCTGCAGGTTGTGCCAG AACAAGCTGTTTGAGAGCATCCAGGAGGGCAAGTACGAGTTCCCTGACAAGGACTGGGCACACATCTCCAGTGAGGCCAAAGACCTCATCTCCAAGCTCCTGGTTCGCGATGCCAAGCAGAGACTCAGCGCCGCCCAGGTTCTGCAGCACCCATGGGTGCAGGGG GAACAGCAGCACCATGGACCTGACGCTCTTCGCCGCTGA